The genomic DNA GACGCCATCCTGATGGGGTATGCGGGCGTCCAGAATAAACGCATCGTCGAGCTGCTGCAGCAGAACGGCGTCAACGCCGTGGGCCTTTCCGGCATCGACGGGCGGGCCATCCAGGGACAGCGCAACAAGGGCATCCGGGTGCGGAAGAATGGCAAAACCCTCATCGTCCGGGACTTCTCGGGCAAGCCCAGGAGCGCCAACAAGGAGCTGTTCCAGTTGCTGCTCGACGGCGGCTACGCGCCGGTGCTGTCGATCCCCATCATCGACGAGCGCCACACCGCCATCAACTCGGAGAACGACGACATCATCAACGTGCTCCAGGCCGCCTTCCACGCCGAGGTGGTGCTGCAGCTCATCGAGGCCCCCGGCTTCCTGGCCGACAAGGACGACGAGAGCACGGTCGTGCCCGAGATCCGCGCCGGGGAGCTGGAGCAGCGGGAAGCGCAGGTGGAGGGGCGCATGAAGCGCAAGATGCTGGCCCTCCGGAAGCTCTTCGAGGAAGGCGCGGAGAAGGTCATCATGAGCGACGGCCGTACGGAGCATCCGGTGCGGGACGCCCTGGCGGGGAAAGGAACGGTGATCCAGTGACGGACTTCAAGGAGCTGCAGCAACAGCACGAATTCGACGTCTACCCCAAGCGCGACATCGTCCTCGTGCGCGGCGAGGGCGCCAGGGTTTGGGACGACGAGGGTAGGGAGTACATCGACTGCGTGGCCGGCCACGGCGTCGCCAACCTCGGCCACTGCCATCCCAAGGTGGTGCAGGCCGTAACCGAGCAGGCCCAACGGCTGGTGAGCT from Deltaproteobacteria bacterium includes the following:
- a CDS encoding [LysW]-aminoadipate kinase; the encoded protein is MILVKIGGGGDINLPGIAEDLAAVSDPFIVVHGANAVRDAIAEKLGNPTQVVTSVSGYTSVLSDKAALDAILMGYAGVQNKRIVELLQQNGVNAVGLSGIDGRAIQGQRNKGIRVRKNGKTLIVRDFSGKPRSANKELFQLLLDGGYAPVLSIPIIDERHTAINSENDDIINVLQAAFHAEVVLQLIEAPGFLADKDDESTVVPEIRAGELEQREAQVEGRMKRKMLALRKLFEEGAEKVIMSDGRTEHPVRDALAGKGTVIQ